A genomic window from Salvelinus alpinus chromosome 10, SLU_Salpinus.1, whole genome shotgun sequence includes:
- the LOC139532019 gene encoding leucine-rich repeat-containing protein 14: protein MVLPLVNLCAKEVVSDHSSSPGWLGCVPRELYRPLLEAAFSNCRPLAVGELVQRWPERTLRAGGRRQGQSPPNRLCVQALLLAVVRGLSDKRCALQVLDLCGLQCEEGGVGDPMGGWSLTVALSTMVVQARAAAQRSLGREGERERKRVLAMERERDVVKRERGGGLEEGEGGGLLVESVRKEKEETSGCLREDQQVKGVRRRMEMERRKESAAVAGLAGGKVGEGEADSKVDSEVVVCVRADLFVNARSWERVRAALGTTGPLKLQCRYVRVEELSVSSIGSLLDLLPRHVLLGVDIRYSCLGVAGLALLLPQLSMFPMLSSLRLHYCNLDIRRDMAGQEGAMKEMSQGLGKLSQLRRLSLTALRLPGHLRMLLSSFPQPLEVLELPYLSLTPADLSYLSCSPHASSLQQLDLSENRLDELALPSVRRLFSQASSCLMQLSLSGCGLTDGLLAAMLPSLSCCRGLKSLGLALNPLSLAGLLDLVRMAVRMPSLRQLLYPNPLEDYQPGLPPMPSSAQLLDWPLDELVEIHEATSLQLDRVVMESGRSDLILTCDLLNYNKDLVEQ from the exons ATGGTGCTTCCCTTGGTGAATCTTTGTGCCAAAGAGGTTGTGAGTGATCACAGTTCCTCTCCGGGTTGGCTTGGTTGTGTACCCAGGGAACTGTACAGACCGCTTCTGGAGGCTGCCTTCAGCAACTGCCGCCCGCTGGCTGTCGGGGAATTGGTGCAGCGATGGCCCGAGCGGACTCTGCGGGCTGGCGGCCGGAGGCAGGGGCAGAGTCCTCCAAATCGACTCTGTGTCCAGGCTCTCTTGCTCGCGGTGGTCAGAGGGTTGTCGGACAAAAG GTGTGCTCTCCAGGTGCTGGACCTATGTGGGCTgcagtgtgaggagggaggagtgggagaCCCAATGGGTGGTTGGTCACTGACCGTGGCCCTCAGCACCATGGTTGTACAGGCCAGGGCTGCAGCTCAGAGGTCcctcgggagagagggggaacgggAAAGGAAGAGAGTGCTGGccatggaaagggagagagacgtGGTCAAacgagaaagaggaggagggttagaggaaggagagggaggcggGCTGCTGGTGGAGTCggtgagaaaagagaaagaggagacatCGGGGTGTCTGCGGGAGGACCAGCAGGTgaagggggtgaggaggaggatggagatggagaggagaaaggagagtgcAGCAGTGGCTGGTCTGGCAGGCGGCAAAGTGGGCGAGGGGGAGGCAGACTCTAAGGTAGACAGcgaggtggtggtgtgtgtgagggCCGACCTCTTTGTGAATGCCCGCTCCTGGGAGCGTGTGCGCGCAGCCCTGGGTACGACAGGGCCCCTCAAGTTACAGTGCAGGTATGTCCGTGTGGAGGAGCTCTCCGTCTCCAGCATCGGATCTCTGCTAGACCTCCTACCCCGTCATGTCCTCCTGGGGGTGGACATCCGCTACAGCTGCCTGGGGGTGGCCGGCctggctctcctcctccctcagctCTCCATGTTCCCCATGCTGAGCTCCTTGCGCCTGCACTATTGCAACCTGGACATCCGCAGAGACATGGCCGGCCAGGAGGGGGCAATGAAGGAGATGTCCCAGGGGCTGGGGAAGCTCAGTCAGCTGCGCCGCCTCAGCCTCACTGCCCTCCGGCTGCCTGGACACCTCCGCATGCTGCTCAG CTCTTTCCCTCAGCCGCTGGAGGTGCTGGAGCTTCCCTACCTGAGCCTGACCCCCGCCGACCTCTCCTATCTATCCTGCAGCCCGCACGCCTCCTCGCTGCAGCAACTGGACCTGAGTGAGAACAGGCTGGATGAGTTGGCCTTGCCCTCGGTGCGTCGCCTCTTCTCCCAGGCGTCCAGCTGCCTCATGCAACTTTCCCTGAGCGGCTGTGGCCTCACCGACGGCCTGTTGGCGGCAATGCTCCCGTCGCTCAGCTGCTGCCGGGGCCTGAAGAGCCTGGGTCTCGCCTTGAACCCGCTCTCCCTGGCCGGGCTCCTGGACCTGGTGAGGATGGCGGTCAGGATGCCCTCCCTCCGACAGCTTCTGTACCCCAATCCCCTGGAGGACTACCAGCCTGGGCTGCCCCCCATGCCCTCCAGTGCCCAGCTGCTGGACTGGCCCTTGGATGAGCTGGTGGAGATCCACGAGGCCACCAGTCTCCAACTGGACAGGGTGGTGATGGAGAGTGGCCGCTCGGACCTGATCCTGACCTGCGACCTTCTCAACTACAATAAAGACTTGGTGGAGCAGTGA